In the Pedobacter cryoconitis genome, GAAACCGGGCGACCAAAATCATAACTTTGCAGGAAATCGAAGAGGTTATTGCTGCCCGCCAGAAAACTATTTTTAACTTCTTCCAGATTGATCTGGGTTATTTCTTCTGTATCGGTTTCCAGGTAATCAGCTAAATTATGATCAGCAACAGACTGTTTTTTCCTAACTCCTGATTTATTACGTTCAACTACTTTTTTTATAATATCAAGCGTCTCATCGTCACCTTGTAACTGTTCTATAGAAAGTTTTAACGGATAGGCAGGATTGGGTTCGTAAACCAGTGCATAATCTGCATTCAGTACCGTAAGAATATTCGTTTTACTTCTTAGCTCAAACTGATCTTTCAGATATTTTAACTGCCTGATCTTTTCCATTAAACCACTTTGATATTTTAAGCGGTTTAAAAACTCTATGATTTGCTTCTGGATATCTATTAAATTATGCCGGGATGAATTGAGCTGCATTTTCAAACCCACAATAATTCTTTGCAGCTCCTCATCTAAAGCTGTTTTAAAAAAGGTCTGCTCTTCTTCACCCGAAACCAATTGGTCTGTTAATTCCACAAGTGCAGAAATATCATTGCGTTTCACATCCAAATGTTCAAGCTTGGCCTTTTTAATTTTATAATTCGGCTCATTCTTAAATGTATTATCTATGTTTCTTCTCAAATCTACTACATTCCTTATGGCAATAACGCCTGTTTTCCGGAATGCACTTTTAATCTGTCTCAGATAATTATACTTCCTGTGTTCATTGTTTTCCTGGAGGTAATAGTTGATGTTTTGCTTGATATTCTGGAGGTTTTCATTGATGTAAGAAACGTTAATCTCTTCGTTTACTTCCAGAATTTGCTCAAAAAACTGAAGATATTGGTCATCGATCTCCAAATATGGTCCGTTTTCCCTTAATACAGAGAATTCTATCAATGCACTGATTTTATCTTCATTGTAATCTACTACGGCCAGGGCATCATCATATTTATAAGCTAAAACTTTGCGCTTTTCAAATATCTCGGTGATGAGTTTGTGCTCTCTGCTCAGAATTGCGAACAATTCTTTTAAAGATGAAAAGGTTTTCAAGTCGCTAAAGAAATATAATTAATTACCGGACAATTATCAGGTTGCTGCCTGATTTCTATGGATTGACTTTCAATAATTCCTTTTCTGTAGAATAGCTTATTGATGTATTTCAACCTTAGATTATGTATATCTTCAGCAATCATGCAATAAATAGGGTTTTGTAATTGGAGTTCTAAATTAATAAATATTTGCCCTAAACATAAGAGTTGATGGTTATAATATAGAAAATTTATGTTAATGCTGTTTGGATCTTACCCTATAAACTGTTAATATTTTTTTGCCAACGATGTCGTGCGATTTCTCTGCTGGTCTGGCTGAAATACGCCTCAGTGCATCTTCCAGAAATTATTATTACCTTGTTTCCTTTAGTAAATGTATACTTGCAGGACGAATGGTCAACATTAATCAAACTGATGAGAAGTCTTTATTACTTCAATTGAAAAACGGTGATGAGCTTGCATTTGAAATACTTTACAACAATTATAAATTCCGGATCGCTGGAAATTTATTCAAACTTCTCAAATCTGACGACCTGGTCAAAGAAATACTGCAAGAGCTTTTTTTCAAAATATGGGAAGTGCGGAGAAATATTGATCCTGAAAAGTCTTTTAAATCCTATCTTTTTCTCATCGCAGAGAACCTGGTACATGATTATTTTCGGAAAGTGGCTAAAGACAGACGTTTATTGGCTAAAATGGTGGCTTCAAGTTCAGAACTGTACCTTCATATTGAAGAAGATATACTGAGTAAAGAGAAGGCCCGGAAATTGCAGCAGGTCGTTAACCTGATGCCCCCTCAGCGTAAAATGGTATTTACACTCTGCAAATTAGAAGGTAAATCTTACAAAGAAGTAGAGGAGATTATGGGTATCAATGGCAAAACCATCAGTAGCCATATGCTACAAGCCAATAGATTTCTCAGAGCATATTTTAAAAATTCCTCTACGCTTACAATTCCTTTGGTTTTAAGTGTTTTATTCAAAGGTTTTTAGTCCTGATCATTGATTTTGGAAATTAATTGTTAATTTTTTATTAACAGACTAAGGATATTTTTGCTCAGCTCCGTATTAGCTGTAAAAATTGAACATTGAAACCATCTGCCCAACTCTATATTCTATTCAAAAAATACCTGGACAATAACTGTAACCTTGAGGAAACACAGCGTCTGATGGATTACTTTCAACTTGATGAAGATCAGGAACTATTGAAAGACATGATCATTGACGTTTTAGAAATTCAGGACGAAAGTTATGAAACTAATTCTGCCATTGCCGGAGTGCTGGCAAAAGTTGACCGCGATTTGCGCATTCAAATTCATGCAGCAGCGGAACCTGTACCTGCCAGAAACAATAAATTACTTAAACTCTGGTTACAAATCGCCGCTGTTGCAGCCACTTTGGCCATCGTATGCATGGGCGTTTATTTCTTCAATTACAAGTCAGGAAAACTTCGGGCTCCTGCCACAGTAGCAGTACACGATGCTAAACCGGGCGATTTTGGTGCTACACTTACGCTGGCAAATGGCAGGAAGATCAGTTTAGCAAATGCTTCGGAGGGAGAAATTGGAAGGGAAGCGGGAATAATCATCACTAAATCTGGTGATGGCAGGCTGGTCTATGAGATTGATGAAAAAGTTTCTGATCCGAATGCCTCCAATACCTTGTCTACCGCCCGGGGAGAAACCTACCAGGTACGTTTGCCTGATGGTTCACTCGTTTATTTAAATGCGGCTTCGAGCCTCACCTATACCGCCTCTCTGATTGAAAATGGAAAACGGGTGGTTAAGCTTGCCGGTGAGGGTTATTTTGAAGTAGCGAAGGATAAGCACCACCCATTTATTGTAAAAACAGACAAGCAGGAAGTGGAAGTATTGGGAACACACTTTAACATCAGCAGTTATGGTGATGACGAAGCAGAAAAAACCACCTTACTGGAAGGAAGTGTGAAGTTGTCGGCATCGGGGATTTCCAAAGTCCTGAAGCCAGGGCAACAGGCTGTATTGGCTGGCGGTAAATTGCAGCTCAATGAAACGGATGCAGACTTGGCTGTTGCCTGGAAAAATAATGAATTTGTAGTCGAAAGTGAGCACATTGAAACCATCATGAAAATGATCGAACGCTGGTATAATGTTGAGGTCATTTACGTTGGCGAAAAAACAAGGCAGCGGTTTAGTGGCAGTGTTTCAAGATTTGATAAAATGTCAAAAGTCCTTGAGATTGTAGAATCAACCGGAGAAGCCCATTTTAAAGTCAGGGGAAGGACCGTGTATGTGTCGAAATAAAGAGCTAAACTATTAATTAACAGAATACTAAACTTAAACCAGACCACATGAGAAGAAAATTACATTAGCCACGATATGTTCAACGAAACCAAGCCCGGACTACCCATCCGGACCTGGTCAGAGTTTGGAACATTCAATTAAAAATCAAACTTATAACCGCAGTCCTCTTCACGGTTCAAGGCAGAAGAGGCTGCTCAACCAAACCGACAACTAATGTATCAAAATTTAAAGAAATTTGGTGCGGCTAAACGGCTGTATCTAAAATTATTGCTGACTATGCGCTTAACCATCGTAATAATAATAGCATGCTTTATGCAGGTAAGTGCGTCGAGTCTTGCCCAAAAAATAACCCTAACTAAAGCTAATACTTCGCTTAAATCTATCTTTAAGGAGTTGAACCAACAAACTGGTTACAATTTTTTTTATACAGATAATTTGTTGGAAAATTCGTCACCAGTGACCATTGACGTTAAAAACTCTGAGTTGCCAGCTGTGCTTCACGAAATCCTAACCGGACAAAACCTGGATTTTATTATACGCAATAAAACTGTGGTCATCAAAGCAAGCACCGTGATCAATCAGGAAATCATTTCTGGTTTTGTAGGAGATGCTAAAGACCGCGCGCCTATTCCAGGGGTTACAGTTTTCATTAAGGGAACAAAGTCTGCCGTTGAGACGGATAAAAACGGAAAATTTACTTTGAGCATCCCCAGTGGATCTAAGTCCTTGGAATTCAGGTTTGTCGGGTATAAGACCGTCGAAGTGCCTATTTCCCCGAACTCTAATTACAACATTTATATGGTTGAGAATATGCTCGGACTGAATGAGACGGTAATTACGGGAATTGTTGACAGGAAGGTCAGTACTTATACCGGGGCTGCAAAAGCCATGACTGGTGCAGAGCTTAAGGCGGTGAGTCCGGTCAACCTGTTTACTGCCGTTGCTGCCCTGGATCCGTCTTTCAGGATGATTCCGAACAATGTTACAGGCGGCAACATTAATACGCTTCCGCAGGTGACTATGCGTGGCCAGACTTCTTATCCTACCCTTGGGGCAGAGCTTGTGGGAAATCCCAATACGCCATTATTTATTCTGGATGGTTTTCAAGTTTCGCTACAGGCTATTGTAGACTTGGACATGAACCAAATTGCCTCCGTAACTTTATTAAAGGATGCTTCAGCTACTGCAATGTACGGTTCCCGTGGAGGTAACGGTGTCATGGTTGTCACAACTATCCTCCCTCCAAGAGGAAAGGTAGAAGTTTCTATCAACAACAATTTTACGTTATCATCTCCGGATCTTTCTGTTTATCACATGCTGAATTCGGCAGAGAAACTTGATTTTGAAAAGCGGGTTGGACTCACCGACAGTTATAGAGGCCAGTATATCAATGCGGAAAGATACAAAGCAGTGGTAAGCGGTGTGAACACCGACTGGAAATCTATTCCTGTCCGAACTGGTTACAATAACAGGACCAATCTGTCTTTACGTGGCGGCGACCAGTCGCTGACCTTTAACCTGACTTTCAGCAGCAATTTTTTACAGGGTGTAATGAAGGGGCAGGACAGGAAAAATTATGCAGGAAGTTTTACGCTGAGCTATAAAACGAATAAACTGACATTTCAGAATAATACCATCGGAACCCAGGTGATCTCCAATGCTTCTCCATATGGAGCATTCAGTCAGTATCTGGATTTGAACCCCTACTGGAAGCCTTATGATGCAAATGGCAACGTAAACCAATACCTGGAAAACATTAACATGGGCTTCGGTAACGCAGGCTCTGTTGTGGCAAATCCACTGATGGACGTCACACACAACACCATTAATGACAGAAACAAGAATTTTAATTTACGAAACAACACCACAGTTCGTTACGATGTAAATAAATCATTATGGTTTAATGGCGCCCTGGGAATTACCAAAGTAAATGGAACGATAGACAATTTCTATTCGGCTCTGGACAGCCGGTTTAATGATATAGCCGATCCAAGTCAACGTGGTACTTATTCCATCAACAACACCGCCTCTTTTATGATGGACGGCACGGGATCAGTAAACTACAATAAGAATTTTGGAAAAAATGGTATTACTGTATACGCGGGTTTCAGAGTTGCCAGCGCGCATGTTGATTCCTATACTGTATCTACGCAGGGTTTCCCTTTTGATCGTTTAGATAATATCCTGTTTGCTGCTCAATATTTAGACAGCAGGCCTACGGGAAGCGAAAGCACCATAAACAACCTTTCCTTTTCCGGAAGTGCCAATTACTCTTATGATAACCGGTATTTTACCGATTTCACCTATACCAGGGATGGCTCTTCGGCTTACGGTGTAAATAATAAATTTGGTGATTTCTGGTCGGCAGGCTTAGGCTGGAACATCAGCAACGAAGAATATTTTAAAGACAGTGATGTGATTAACTTGTTGAGGATTCGTGGTAGCTATGGCTCTACCGGTACCTCTGTACAGGATCCTTATGCAGCGCAATTCAGGTACAACCTGGGCACATCGTCCGGTTATTTTGGTGAAGTAGGTGCTGTTCCCGGCGGACTTGGTAACCCGAATCTGAGCTGGCAGCAAGTACTCAAGTCGAACATAGGTATTGCTTCAGCATTTCTGGACAACCGTTTGACTTTCAATGCAGAGTTTTACAATGAGGTAACCCAAAATGCGCTGACTACAGTTTCACTGGCGCCGAGTACCGGCTTTCCTTCCTACACCGAAAATTTAGGTAAAATCCAGAACAGAGGATTGCAGCTTGAACTGGGGTATACGATATTATCCCGGCCTCGTAATGGCCTAAAATGGAATGTTTCTGTGAATGCGGCTACAAACAAATCAGTGCTAAAAGAAGTTTCTGATAAACTCAAAGCCTTTAATGCTGCACTAAATACCAATAATACCAATCAGACTGTTGAAAATGCCCAGTTTATTGAAGGCAGGTCAACAACGGCTATTTATGCAGTGAAATCATTGGGTATTGATCCCGTTACCGGGCAGGAAGTATATCTGAAATCGGACGGCACCCCAACTTTTGTCTGGGATGTCAATGATAAGACCTACGCTGGCGATACACGCCCTAAATGGACCGGTGCAATAAATTCAAATTTCATGTATTCAGGCTTTGCCTTAAACTTCAGCATAAATTACAATTATGGTGCTCAACTGTATAACAGTACTTTGTTAAATCGTGTGGAAGCTGTCGATGCGCGTAATAATGTGGACCGGAGAGCTTATGATCTGGGTTGGACCGGCCCTGGTAGTATAAGTCCGTACCGCAGGATTACTTCTTCGCCAACACAAACGAAACTAACCTCACGTTTTGTTCAAAACGACAATAACATCCAGCTCAGCTCAGTTAATTTAAGCTATCAGTTTAAAACGCCATTTGTTAGAAAATTAGGCTTGCAGAATATTACGGTTAGCGCAACAACAAATAACCTGGCCACTTTCAGTACAATTGATATTGAGCGCGGCACAGATAATCCGTTTGCAAGAGAATACACATTCGGTCTGAGTGCAAGATTTTAAATTCAAAAAAATTCATATCCCAATGAAAAGAACAACATTAATAATAGGAATTGTGGCCATATGTACAACATCTTTCAGTTGTAAAAAATTTTTGGATGTAACGCCAAAAACAAGTTTGTCAGAAGAGCAATTGTTTACTTCGGAAACCGGTTTTCAGCAAGCTTTATCAGGCATCTATGGCCAGCTTGCCAGTAACAACCTCTATGGAAATAACCTTTCTATGGGCTTCGTTTCCGCGCTGGCTCAAAATTATGCAACAATTGCTACTGAATCGCCAGTTCTGCTACAACAGACACAACTCCTGAACTATACTTCAACAGAAGTTACCGGTTATACCAATAATATCTGGTCTTCCAGTTACAGTGCAATCGCCGCAGCTAATAAAATAATTAGCCACACAGAAACTGACCGCGCTATGCTATCGAATAATTCATATGGACTTCTGCGTGGTGAAGCTTTGGCTTTAAGGGCATTTATACATTTTGATTTATTACGGATGTTCGGGCCTGAATATACTGCGGGTACCAATTTAAAAGCCATCCCTTATAAAAAGGACGTTAATGAAAATGCAATTAAGCCGGCAACAACCGCAGATGTGGTGAAATTTGCCCTGGCTGACCTGAAAGAAGCGGAGAGCTTGCTACTACCGGTTGATCCAATTGTGACCAGCGGTTTACGAACCAGGCGGAATAAGCTTAATTACTATGGTGTAAAAGCACTGGAAGCAAGAATCAGGTTATTTAGTGGCGATAACATCGGGGCTGCTGCCGCTGCAACCGTGGTGGTCAACTCGGCGAAATACAATTTTATAACCCAGGCAGAAGCTAGTAATGTTGGCTCCGGAATAGTTGCGCGTGACCGCTTGTATTTTAATGAACAGGTGTTTATGATCAGGGTGAGGGATATACTAACCAATGTGCAGAGTTATTTTAGATTCAGAGGGACTGCAGACCAGACTCTTACCCGTTCTGAAAGTGACTTTTCTACCCTTTACGAAACCAAATCAGGAGGCGTTTCAGACATCAGATGGGCATACCGCATTGAGCGCGATGCAGGAGTCTTGTTCCCTTCTAAATTCTGGCAGACTTCCAACTCTACAACTACAATCACCGACAATTTACTCGATCAGTATGTACCAGGCATACGTCTTTCTGAGATGTACTATATACTGGCTGAAACTGCGTCAACGCCTGCAACCGGCGTAGACTATTTAAATACGGTACGCCTGAACAGGGGAATTTCAATTTTGCCAAATACGATTACGGCCGATGCGCTTAAAGCAGAGATCACCAAGGAGTATCAGAAGGAATTTTATGCGGAAGGGCAATTGTTCTTTTACTATAAGCGCATCAAAGCCTTAAGAATGCAATTCCGCAGGATAAATATGGCACCAGAGCAGTATGTACTTCCTATACCAGATTCTGAACTTCAATTTAATCCGAATTATGCTAACTAATCAAACTTGTATCATGAAATACTTATTATATGTGACGGCGGTCATCTGCCTTTTTTCCTGCAAGAAAGAAGCGTTAGAAACCTATCAGGGAAAGGATGGTGTTAGTTTCTTTGCCTATACCTACCAACAACTAAATACCACAGCAGTGAGAAGCTACTCTTTTGCTTTACAAAGCACTGAAAAAACAAGGGACACGATGTATATACCCTTAAGGATTACCGGAAAGTTGTCTGATGGCCCGCGTACAGTGCTGCTGAAAACAGCTGAAGGAACAACGGCAACCTCAGGCGTGGATTTTGAATTGAAAGAAGCTATCATTCCACCTGGAGTTTACCTGTTTAATTATCCTCTTGTGCTGATCAACTCTGCCGGAATGGCAAGTAATGTTTATAGAATTGTGCTGGAGCCAGCAGAAACCAAGGACTTTACTTTAGGGACTTTTGGTCAGACTCCTGGCAATGACGAGATTACTGAAGAGAACTTCAGATATTTGAAGGTTGATGTGACCAGCCAGTATATTGAACCTGCTTATTGGGGTAATCTCCTTACGGATTTTGGAGAATTTAGCGCTGTGAAATACAAGTTCATGGTGAAGGTCCTGGGAATAACAGATTTTTCTCTCGAGAAGATAGGTTCTGATGGTTTGCTGAACTACCCGGTTACCTTAAGAAATGCGCTGGCCGCTTATGAAGCTGCAAATGGTCCATTGTTAGATGAGAAAGGTCAACAGATTTCTTTCCCTTAATTTAAATATTATGCATTTAAAATACTTTTTAAAGCTTAGCCTGGCTGTGCTGATCATGCTAACATTTGCCTGCCGTAAGGACAATCAATCGTTTAAATATGAGCAAATCAACGACATTAAGATTACGGATACAAAAACCAGCTTTACGTTACCTCAACTGGATTCGCTGATCATCACACCAACATTAGCAGAAACATTGCCTGCAGGTGATTCATTTACCTACAGTTGGAAGATTGATTCAAATGTGATTGCTGAATCTAAAAATTTGCGTATCAAAGTAACCTTAAGTCCAGGTACCTATCAGATGATTTATAAGGTAACGAGTAATAGAAATGGTATTTTTACGCTACAGCGTTATACTATTATCGTGACCGGAGCCTATCCGGATGGTTGGTATATCGTCAATAACAAGAATGGAAAAGGTAAGGTTTCTTTGATCCGGACGGATGATGTGATTTTTGACAATCCTATGGAAGTGGCCAACAATAAAAGCTATCCGGGTAAGGCATTAGCCTTATATAATTTTGGGAAGGGTGGTTTCTTCTACTACTTCACAGATCAGAATGTGTATCGGTTTAATATGAACGATTGGCTGGAGCTTGGTGATAAAAGTTCGGTACTTCCAGGTTTAGCTACACCACTTCCGTTCAAAACGGCACCAGTATTTATGATGAACACTTCAAAATTTGAACAGTTTATTGTTGCGGACGGTGGTTTGTACGTTGGCGTTTCCGGTACAAACTCTGATAATGTTAAGCCGCTCACCCAACGCATTCCTGGCAGTTATGATTTGTTCCCTGGTGTTTTTCCCAGCACTTTTAACCTGACCTATTTCTATGATAACACCACAATGAGCTTCATGCAGATGGAGATTTTGTCAAGATTTCTGAAATATGCACCTGCAACCACCACACCATCCGACTCTTTTGACATGGCAAATGTGGGTAAAAAAATGATTGCTTATGACCGCGGCGTAACTACGTTAGGCGATGAAGGAATTGAATGGTATTACATTATGGAAGATAATGCCGGTCGCTACTTAATGTCCATCACAAGTGACTCTAACAACAGCGCCACCGGGGTTAATCAAAAAATGGAGAATAGTCCGGAAATTGGTAGCGCAACTAACTTTGCAACATCATCCATCTTAAAACAACTCTATTATACTGTTGACAATAAGGTGTATTTATACGATATGCTTGCGCAATCAGCACGCCTGATTTATACATTCCCCGGAAGCTATGTAATTAAAGATATTGAAATGCTACGTAGCACCAGTAAACAACTGGTGATCGGTGTGAATAATGGTACAGCAGGTGAGGTTTATTATTTCGACATCAATGGACAGGGACAATTCAGCAATAATACTTACACCAAAAAATTTACCGGCTTTGGCGAAATTGTACAAGTTGCCGCTGCCCGTCAAAATCTATAGACTATACACTCAATTTAAAGAAGGTCACTTAATTTTTAATCGAAATGAAAAAACTATCTATACTTATTGCTATCCTGTTTATAGGATGCGCAGCATACAGTCAGCAGGCAGAACCACCTTATAAAGCAAGTCTTGATTCTTTGAAGATGTTAATTGATCTTTCAAAAAAAGAAGCTATTCTTACGCGCCTGATCAAAGCCCATCCGGCTGATAATTTTGACCAGTACAGAGCCACGCTCGTAGATAATTTCGTTATGGCGAAAAACTCAGCGAAAGCTTTATACTATTTTAATCAGATTACAGAAACTGCACGTATCATGTATGTTGGATCAGTTGCAGAGGAACTCATGACCTATGATTTGAAGGCTGCAGAAATATTAATTCAGCAAGAATTAGCGAATAAAACTAATATTAAGGATGACCGGCTGTTCTTGTTAAATGTATATAGCGAGGTGATGGATAGGCTGGGGGACCATAACAAAGCCTTTGCAGCTATTAAGGAGTGCTATGAGCAGATGGCAGGAAAAAGTGCCGGGATGACTGCAAAATACTATTATTTGATGAGTAAAACGGGGCGGTACCAGGAAGCACTTCCAGAGATGGAAAAAACAGTGATAGCAGGTTTAGCTGATGATAATTTTAAGGACGAACTGAAAAATGCCTATTTAAAACTGAACCCTGGGAAAGATGCAAACGCTTACCTCACCGGGTTAACCAGTCAGTTTGAAGAAAAGTTTAAGGGTAAATTAATAGCTAAAATGATAGCCGAACAGGCACCTGATTTTAAACTTAAAGACGTAAATGACAAAGAAGTGTCACTGTCAGATTTTAAGGGGAAAATTATTGTTCTTGACTTTTGGGCTACCTGGTGCGGGCCATGCAAAAGATCTCTTCCGGCAATGCAGCTGTTGGTCAACAAATACAAGGATGATCCGAATGTGAAGTTTCTGTTCATTCACACCTGGGAGCATGTTGCTGATCCTAAATCGGACGCTGTGAACTACTTGTTGACCCATAACCTGGATCTGCCCTTGTATATGGATGTTAAAAATCCGGAGACGAAAAAGAACCCTGTGGTATCTGCATTTGGTGTAGAAGGAATCCCTACAAAGTTTGTAATTGACGGTAATGGTAAAATACGCTTTAAAACAAGTGGATTTGTGTCGCCAAATGAAGCTGCGGTTAAGGAACTTTCTGCCATGATAGAATTGTCCCGCTAATCAAGTCAATATCTGGTTGACTAAATTTACTTTTAAAATTGGAGGCTGGTTTTGTTTTTATAATTAAAACTCACCATTTTTTGGTAATCAGCCTCCTTTTTTATATGCTTTGCGCTCCCTGTTTTCTAATTTTTGTTCCACGGAATTGATTTAGGTCTGTAGCAGTTTTTTAGGGGCGCACATTATTGTGAAGTATTCCCTATTTATTGTTCTGATAAAAACACTGGATCTGAAGTACGATTACGATCAAATTGCTCAAAATATGTTTATTCTGCTTGTTTCTCAGTTATTATACTATATTTGAAATAGGCACATGGTGGTAGATAGCGCACGGAAAAGGAGTATTTGAATACCTTAAGACATAAAAAAAAACCTAGAGTGTTTCATCTAAAAGTTTGATTATCAAGTAGCCGTCACTGGACAGATTTCGAATTTTTTCTTGTCTGATTTGCAGGAATTGGCGAAAGTCGCGAATCATTTTCAAATCTAGAGGTGGGTCGCTGGTCAATTGTCGAACTAGTTTATCTCTCTCAAGAGAGGATATATATGGTGTGATCTTTCAGTTATAAATTTACTCATTTTGAATTAGATATAATTCTTGGTTTATTGGCGGTAAGTAATCGGTGTTTGATTAGGTAACTACCATAAATTGTAAATAGATCAAAAATTGGTAAGTATACCACTTTTCTGATAGACAATTTTTCAAATTTATTTATTGTACTTCACATATGTATCTACTTTAGTGTAAATCATCGTTTTTTGAGACACTTTTCTTGCTCTATTTGGTGTATGGAAATTTACAACTAAATAAAGGCTTGAAGCTAATTTTTCGGGCACACATAACGAAAATAATATTAACCGTTCTTTCTTAATCAGGGTATTATACAAACTAATAATCCAATTTTATTATCAGGACATCACAATCTTTCATATTTTTTTATACTATATAAAAGCGTGTTTTTGAACACAAGAAAACTGGATATGAACACTTGCCATGTAATAAATTGACTGAAATTTACATCATAATTAAATGGTGGAATATTGATATTCCACCAAGGAAATTACTTAGCTCATTGGGTGTCTTCAGCTTTAAGTCAAGGAAAATTAAATTAGCAAAATGTCTTTCGTTTAATATTCTTCAGGTAGCTACTTCTGACTTTACAAATTTCTAAGCAATGAGGGATTTCAGGAATTGGAGAATAGCAGGTTTTAAAATAAAATGCCCAGTCTTAAGCATTCTATTGAAATGTTAGCTCGAAATCTCTCCAATAATTATAATATTTAGGCCGCAGATGGCTGAAGATTTCTAACCAACAAACCGTT is a window encoding:
- a CDS encoding PKD-like family lipoprotein, with product MHLKYFLKLSLAVLIMLTFACRKDNQSFKYEQINDIKITDTKTSFTLPQLDSLIITPTLAETLPAGDSFTYSWKIDSNVIAESKNLRIKVTLSPGTYQMIYKVTSNRNGIFTLQRYTIIVTGAYPDGWYIVNNKNGKGKVSLIRTDDVIFDNPMEVANNKSYPGKALALYNFGKGGFFYYFTDQNVYRFNMNDWLELGDKSSVLPGLATPLPFKTAPVFMMNTSKFEQFIVADGGLYVGVSGTNSDNVKPLTQRIPGSYDLFPGVFPSTFNLTYFYDNTTMSFMQMEILSRFLKYAPATTTPSDSFDMANVGKKMIAYDRGVTTLGDEGIEWYYIMEDNAGRYLMSITSDSNNSATGVNQKMENSPEIGSATNFATSSILKQLYYTVDNKVYLYDMLAQSARLIYTFPGSYVIKDIEMLRSTSKQLVIGVNNGTAGEVYYFDINGQGQFSNNTYTKKFTGFGEIVQVAAARQNL
- a CDS encoding TlpA family protein disulfide reductase, whose amino-acid sequence is MKKLSILIAILFIGCAAYSQQAEPPYKASLDSLKMLIDLSKKEAILTRLIKAHPADNFDQYRATLVDNFVMAKNSAKALYYFNQITETARIMYVGSVAEELMTYDLKAAEILIQQELANKTNIKDDRLFLLNVYSEVMDRLGDHNKAFAAIKECYEQMAGKSAGMTAKYYYLMSKTGRYQEALPEMEKTVIAGLADDNFKDELKNAYLKLNPGKDANAYLTGLTSQFEEKFKGKLIAKMIAEQAPDFKLKDVNDKEVSLSDFKGKIIVLDFWATWCGPCKRSLPAMQLLVNKYKDDPNVKFLFIHTWEHVADPKSDAVNYLLTHNLDLPLYMDVKNPETKKNPVVSAFGVEGIPTKFVIDGNGKIRFKTSGFVSPNEAAVKELSAMIELSR